In Sinorhizobium numidicum, the following proteins share a genomic window:
- a CDS encoding DUF3604 domain-containing protein: MASFALLTACFGTDSSAQEPATTTDAGTMTREGTDKAFQARPYAPYAGRNFPTHPLFGDTHLHTALSMDAGAAGARLDPREAYRFASGEEVVSSTGQPVRLSRPLDFLVVTDHSDNMGFFTDFLAGKPEILKNPEARGWYDLMQSGKGGEAAFALVSTFAQGRFPQEILYQPGNAAYRSTWQSIIDAAEEANEPGRFTAMIGYEWTSLSEGNNLHRNVIFRDNGDKAAMVEPYTTQPPIGSNNPRDLWKWLQSYEDKTGGQVLAIAHNGNLSNGTMFPIIESFSGKEIDREYAEQRARWEVLYEATQIKGDGETHPVLSPNDEFANFERWDKGNLDLSEAKKPEMLEFEYARSALKNGLKLEAKLGVNPYKFGLIGGTDAHTGLATADDDNFWGKITTSEPSPGRATHPFMSNPNTGAQIMGWEETASGYAAVWAEENTRTSIFDAMKRRETYATTGPRMVVRFFGGFDFVDADANTRSPAITGYTKGVPMGGDLGHAPAGKAPTFLVAALKDPIGANLDRYQIVKGWMDSAGEVHEKVYDVAWSGDRKPGTDGKLPPVGNTVDVPNATWTNTIGAPELVSVWKDPDFDPEQRAFYYGRIIEIPTPRWTAYDAKYYGLTLPSELPMTTQERAYTSPIWYNPVQ, from the coding sequence ATGGCTAGCTTTGCCTTGCTGACGGCGTGCTTTGGCACGGACTCAAGCGCACAGGAGCCGGCGACGACCACCGATGCAGGTACCATGACCCGCGAGGGCACGGACAAGGCTTTCCAGGCGCGGCCATACGCGCCCTACGCCGGCCGCAACTTCCCGACGCATCCGCTGTTCGGCGACACCCATCTGCATACGGCCCTTTCCATGGATGCCGGCGCTGCAGGTGCTCGCCTGGATCCGCGGGAGGCCTACAGGTTCGCCAGCGGCGAAGAGGTCGTTTCCTCCACCGGGCAGCCGGTCAGATTGTCGCGCCCGCTGGACTTCCTGGTCGTTACCGATCACTCGGACAATATGGGCTTCTTTACCGATTTCCTCGCCGGAAAACCTGAAATCCTGAAGAATCCAGAAGCCCGCGGTTGGTACGACCTGATGCAGTCGGGCAAGGGGGGCGAAGCTGCCTTCGCGCTTGTCTCGACCTTCGCACAAGGCAGATTTCCGCAGGAGATCCTGTACCAGCCGGGCAACGCCGCATACCGCTCCACGTGGCAGAGTATCATCGACGCGGCCGAAGAAGCCAATGAGCCGGGTCGTTTCACTGCCATGATCGGCTATGAATGGACATCGCTGTCCGAGGGCAACAACTTGCACCGCAACGTTATTTTCCGCGACAATGGCGACAAGGCAGCTATGGTCGAGCCGTATACGACACAGCCGCCTATAGGCAGCAACAATCCGCGCGACCTCTGGAAATGGCTGCAGAGTTACGAGGACAAGACCGGCGGCCAGGTTCTCGCTATCGCCCACAACGGAAACTTGAGCAACGGAACGATGTTTCCGATTATCGAGTCATTCAGCGGCAAAGAAATCGACCGCGAATATGCCGAGCAGCGCGCCCGTTGGGAGGTGCTGTACGAAGCGACGCAAATAAAGGGTGACGGTGAAACCCATCCCGTGCTTTCGCCGAACGACGAGTTCGCCAATTTCGAGCGCTGGGACAAAGGCAATCTCGATCTGAGCGAGGCCAAGAAGCCCGAAATGCTGGAGTTCGAGTACGCGCGCTCGGCGCTCAAGAACGGCCTGAAGCTGGAGGCAAAGCTCGGCGTGAACCCTTACAAGTTCGGGCTGATCGGCGGCACGGACGCGCATACCGGCCTTGCAACAGCGGACGACGATAATTTCTGGGGCAAAATCACAACGTCGGAGCCAAGCCCCGGCCGCGCAACGCATCCGTTCATGAGCAATCCAAATACTGGCGCTCAGATCATGGGTTGGGAAGAGACCGCCTCGGGCTATGCCGCGGTGTGGGCTGAGGAGAACACCCGCACGTCGATCTTCGACGCCATGAAACGCCGCGAGACCTATGCGACGACCGGGCCGCGCATGGTAGTGCGCTTCTTCGGCGGTTTCGATTTCGTCGACGCCGACGCCAATACGCGCAGCCCGGCAATCACCGGCTATACGAAGGGCGTGCCGATGGGCGGCGACCTTGGCCACGCGCCGGCAGGCAAGGCGCCGACCTTCCTGGTCGCCGCGCTGAAAGACCCGATCGGCGCCAATCTTGACCGCTACCAGATCGTCAAGGGCTGGATGGACTCGGCGGGCGAGGTGCACGAGAAGGTTTACGACGTCGCCTGGAGCGGCGACCGCAAGCCTGGCACCGACGGCAAGCTGCCGCCGGTCGGCAACACGGTGGACGTTCCGAACGCCACCTGGACGAACACGATCGGCGCGCCCGAGTTGGTTTCTGTGTGGAAGGATCCGGATTTCGATCCGGAGCAGCGCGCCTTCTATTACGGACGCATCATCGAAATTCCGACGCCCCGCTGGACCGCATACGACGCCAAATATTACGGGCTGACCTTGCCCTCGGAACTGCCGATGACGACGCAGGAGCGGGCCTACACGTCGCCGATCTGGTACAATCCGGTACAGTAG
- a CDS encoding HupE/UreJ family protein produces MSRRATRSVLARTGFAATGYVWLLLLTVVAVMLSSKAASAHEVRPAYLSIQEVAPNEFSVLFKTPMQGNARLALTALFSGGIETVTPIVSRPTGDAMVQTWRTRTREPMAGQRVLVDGLQNTMTDALVRVMFANGNTWTARLTPSEPSAVIPASQSAWAVFVTYVRQGIEHIIFGFDHLLFVTGLMLIVRGWSKLVKAVTAFTVAHSITLTCATLGWMTLPSRPVEALIAISIVMVAAEVVRMERGQLSLAIVRPWTVAFAFGLLHGFGFAGALSELGLPQGDIPLALLAFNIGVEVGQLAFIAVTLIAVYSIRQLVNIQRQAIVASAYAIGIVAAFWSVERLDAMLQ; encoded by the coding sequence ATGAGCCGGCGGGCCACACGGTCCGTGCTCGCGCGAACTGGCTTCGCCGCGACGGGATATGTCTGGCTGCTCCTGCTGACGGTCGTGGCCGTTATGCTGTCATCGAAGGCTGCCTCTGCGCATGAAGTACGCCCGGCCTACCTCAGCATTCAGGAAGTAGCGCCGAACGAGTTCAGCGTGCTCTTCAAGACGCCCATGCAGGGCAATGCACGGCTGGCGTTGACGGCTTTGTTTTCGGGCGGGATAGAGACGGTAACGCCGATTGTCTCGCGACCGACCGGCGACGCGATGGTGCAGACCTGGCGCACGCGAACTCGGGAGCCGATGGCCGGTCAGCGCGTGCTTGTCGACGGGTTGCAGAACACCATGACCGACGCGCTCGTCCGGGTGATGTTCGCCAACGGCAACACTTGGACGGCGCGGCTAACGCCCAGCGAGCCCTCGGCGGTCATCCCGGCCTCGCAAAGCGCCTGGGCTGTGTTCGTCACCTATGTGCGTCAAGGCATCGAGCACATCATATTCGGCTTCGATCACCTGCTCTTCGTCACTGGGTTGATGCTGATCGTGCGCGGCTGGAGCAAGCTGGTGAAAGCGGTCACGGCCTTCACTGTGGCCCACTCGATCACATTGACCTGCGCAACGCTCGGCTGGATGACGCTGCCGTCGCGGCCGGTGGAGGCGTTAATCGCCATCAGCATCGTCATGGTTGCCGCGGAAGTTGTCAGGATGGAGCGCGGGCAGCTCAGCCTTGCAATTGTACGGCCATGGACGGTCGCCTTCGCGTTCGGCCTGCTGCATGGCTTCGGTTTTGCCGGCGCTCTTAGCGAGCTTGGCCTGCCGCAAGGCGACATACCGCTGGCGCTGCTGGCCTTCAATATCGGCGTCGAAGTCGGCCAACTTGCTTTCATCGCGGTGACACTGATTGCCGTCTATTCAATAAGACAGCTCGTCAACATTCAGCGGCAAGCGATCGTCGCCTCCGCCTACGCGATCGGCATCGTCGCGGCGTTCTGGAGCGTCGAGCGTCTGGACGCGATGTTGCAATGA
- a CDS encoding peptidylprolyl isomerase codes for MTLFREPLLHFAVIGAVLFGGYSWLHDEQPEAAAVEPVRIGEGDVRWLKQTWSSQWLRDPTADELKGLVDDLLNERLLAREAKEMGLDQDDTIIRRRLAQKLKFVIEDTAQLVEPTEAELRQFYVANPAHFATQGRLSFRQLYFNPERRPDAAADAQIALAELNAKREAEGTTGDRLLLGERFDDASELAVSGMFGADFAREVFALEPGHWRGPVKSGYGLHLVFVTQRTPTAPKPFETVKDDVLAEWRRARQAEFGRDYLGELRKKYGVELDEGAKAVLGSAPTPKVAEK; via the coding sequence ATGACTTTGTTCAGAGAGCCTCTGCTGCATTTCGCCGTCATCGGCGCGGTCCTGTTTGGCGGCTACTCGTGGCTTCACGATGAGCAGCCCGAGGCTGCTGCTGTCGAGCCTGTCCGCATCGGCGAGGGCGACGTCCGCTGGCTGAAGCAAACCTGGTCGAGCCAGTGGCTGCGCGATCCGACCGCCGACGAGTTGAAGGGATTGGTCGACGATCTCTTGAACGAAAGGCTGCTCGCGCGCGAGGCCAAGGAGATGGGCCTCGATCAGGACGACACCATCATCCGCCGCAGGCTGGCGCAAAAACTGAAATTCGTCATCGAGGACACCGCCCAGCTGGTGGAACCAACGGAGGCGGAGTTACGGCAATTCTATGTTGCCAATCCGGCACACTTCGCGACGCAAGGCAGACTCTCATTCAGGCAGCTCTATTTCAATCCGGAACGGCGCCCGGACGCAGCGGCGGACGCCCAGATAGCCCTCGCCGAATTGAATGCGAAGCGCGAAGCCGAAGGGACCACAGGCGACCGACTGCTGCTCGGCGAACGCTTCGACGACGCCAGCGAGTTGGCCGTATCAGGCATGTTCGGCGCCGATTTCGCGCGTGAAGTCTTCGCACTTGAACCGGGCCATTGGCGCGGCCCGGTGAAGTCCGGCTACGGCTTGCATCTGGTGTTCGTCACACAGCGCACACCGACAGCCCCGAAGCCTTTCGAAACGGTGAAGGACGACGTTCTTGCAGAGTGGCGCCGCGCCAGGCAGGCCGAGTTCGGCCGCGATTACCTAGGCGAGCTTCGCAAGAAGTATGGGGTGGAGCTGGACGAAGGCGCGAAGGCCGTCCTGGGCTCCGCGCCCACACCCAAGGTAGCCGAGAAATGA
- a CDS encoding DUF3300 domain-containing protein: MRSNTLAPSIKVSMAAAFALASYPPAPFVVAAAAQEQTAAATGGADTADMQSQPLTEEELEILVARIALYPDELVALVTSASLYPLQIVEAARFLEQVKTNKDLKPKESWDGSIISLLNYPEIVKMMSDDLDWTQSLGDALAYQQKDVLVAIQQLRDKAVADGIIKSDDKITVVLERDNVVIQAANPEKIYVPQYPPEMLYAPNYQPAPLAYYPEPYPNYYYPTATFFAGFVTGAVFAAVVDWDDWGVWGGRWGGSDIKIDCNNCFNNVNIRGKVNFNDVDWKNVDRSKISFDKSQLAKIDRTSFENNFKSIKDNNVASRARTVRNEQLGAARNRTGTISVDDVRKSKLDARQRIDASRVNTVAGDRRPSEAMKSRPAVANQVSTVRPSANRDRQISRPKPGGKIERSGGGKPLPLGQAQSGKVTKLQSDRGREALGGGQRGGAKPHREIKRPRPRR, from the coding sequence ATGAGATCCAACACGCTTGCGCCGTCTATCAAAGTGAGTATGGCAGCCGCCTTTGCTCTCGCATCGTATCCGCCGGCGCCTTTCGTCGTGGCAGCCGCTGCTCAGGAGCAAACCGCAGCAGCCACGGGTGGGGCAGACACGGCAGATATGCAGTCCCAGCCGCTAACGGAAGAAGAACTAGAAATCCTTGTCGCCCGCATCGCCCTTTATCCGGATGAGCTTGTCGCATTGGTGACTTCGGCATCGCTCTACCCGCTGCAGATCGTCGAGGCAGCGCGCTTCCTCGAACAGGTCAAGACGAACAAGGACCTGAAGCCGAAGGAGAGCTGGGACGGCAGCATCATCTCCCTCTTGAACTATCCCGAGATCGTCAAGATGATGAGCGACGATCTCGATTGGACGCAGTCGCTCGGCGATGCGCTCGCCTATCAGCAGAAGGACGTGCTTGTCGCCATTCAGCAATTGCGCGACAAGGCCGTCGCCGACGGCATCATCAAATCGGACGACAAGATCACGGTGGTGCTGGAGAGGGACAACGTCGTGATCCAGGCGGCCAATCCGGAAAAGATCTACGTGCCGCAGTATCCGCCGGAAATGCTTTACGCTCCAAACTATCAGCCCGCTCCGCTTGCCTATTATCCCGAGCCCTATCCGAACTACTATTATCCGACTGCAACGTTCTTTGCGGGTTTCGTGACCGGTGCGGTGTTCGCCGCCGTCGTCGACTGGGATGACTGGGGCGTTTGGGGCGGGCGCTGGGGCGGCAGCGACATCAAGATCGACTGCAACAACTGCTTCAACAATGTGAACATCAGAGGCAAGGTGAATTTCAACGACGTCGATTGGAAGAACGTCGATCGCAGCAAGATCAGCTTCGACAAGAGCCAGCTCGCCAAGATTGATAGGACTTCGTTCGAAAACAATTTCAAGTCCATAAAGGACAACAACGTCGCCAGCAGAGCGAGGACCGTGCGCAATGAGCAGCTCGGTGCCGCCAGGAACCGCACCGGCACGATTTCAGTCGACGACGTTCGCAAGAGTAAGTTAGACGCCCGTCAAAGGATCGACGCAAGTCGGGTGAATACCGTCGCAGGCGACCGGAGACCCTCGGAGGCGATGAAGTCGAGACCGGCCGTCGCGAACCAGGTCAGCACCGTCAGACCCAGTGCAAACCGCGACCGTCAGATCAGTCGGCCGAAGCCGGGCGGAAAGATCGAGAGAAGTGGCGGCGGCAAGCCATTGCCACTCGGGCAAGCGCAGAGCGGCAAGGTCACCAAGCTTCAGTCGGACCGCGGGCGTGAGGCGTTGGGTGGCGGCCAGCGCGGCGGCGCGAAACCGCATCGCGAGATCAAACGCCCTCGCCCCCGTAGATAG
- a CDS encoding DUF2950 domain-containing protein translates to MAKSVRDMLLTSLAGSVLMCASMTVGFAQESGTSAETPLSDYAAAAEPAAFATAEQAVDAFKSTVSTGDFDKLANLLGLDAAKTRASEGVMEAYAEIQEGVKEKVIVEDVEDRKILEIGDELWPLPFPIAKGDDGKWAFDTYTGLEEIANRRVGENELQAIATMRAYVDAQQEYALQDHDGDGVLEYAQRLISSDGQTDGLYWPSTPGLPESPAGPALADGAVLAKAKAGEGYFGYHYRILTGQGENIAGGKYDYVINGNMIAGFALVAWPVSYGATGVHTFVVNRNGIVYEADLGDQTESIAADIRQFNPNDDWQIVQD, encoded by the coding sequence ATGGCCAAGAGCGTTCGTGACATGCTTCTCACTTCCCTCGCTGGATCGGTCCTGATGTGCGCGTCCATGACAGTCGGCTTCGCCCAGGAGTCCGGCACGTCCGCGGAAACTCCGCTCTCCGACTATGCGGCCGCCGCTGAACCCGCGGCATTCGCCACGGCGGAACAGGCAGTGGATGCTTTCAAGTCGACCGTCTCTACTGGAGACTTTGACAAGCTCGCCAATCTGCTTGGCCTCGACGCCGCGAAGACAAGGGCCAGCGAGGGCGTGATGGAAGCCTACGCGGAAATCCAAGAGGGCGTAAAGGAGAAGGTCATCGTCGAGGACGTCGAGGACCGGAAGATCCTCGAGATCGGCGACGAACTCTGGCCGCTGCCTTTCCCGATCGCCAAGGGCGACGACGGAAAATGGGCCTTCGACACCTATACCGGTCTCGAGGAAATCGCCAATCGCCGCGTCGGCGAAAACGAGCTTCAGGCGATCGCCACAATGCGCGCCTATGTCGACGCGCAGCAGGAGTATGCCCTGCAGGATCACGACGGCGACGGGGTCTTGGAATACGCCCAGAGACTGATCAGCAGCGACGGCCAGACGGACGGCCTCTATTGGCCTTCCACGCCGGGCCTGCCGGAAAGCCCGGCCGGACCTGCACTCGCAGATGGTGCCGTTCTCGCCAAGGCGAAGGCCGGGGAGGGCTATTTCGGCTATCACTACCGCATTCTCACCGGCCAGGGCGAGAACATTGCCGGCGGCAAGTACGACTATGTGATCAATGGCAATATGATCGCCGGTTTCGCCCTCGTTGCTTGGCCGGTCAGTTATGGCGCGACCGGTGTTCACACCTTCGTCGTCAACCGCAACGGTATCGTCTACGAAGCGGACCTCGGCGACCAGACAGAGAGCATCGCCGCCGACATCCGGCAGTTCAATCCGAACGACGACTGGCAGATCGTCCAGGATTGA
- a CDS encoding LysR family transcriptional regulator: protein MYDWNDLRYFLAVARTGSTLAASRTLGVNQSTVARRIAVLERAVGIKLFDRSQAGYALTNCGLELMAAAERVEVEARAFADQARAIGRRVSGVIRVTTNEGLANGVMAPALTAFRRLHPEVRVDLVVDERRLDLARGAADVALRTGARPTEAGLVGRRLKPVAWAAYCSRKYVERHGRPTSVEALGQHAVVGADGPIAVLPGWTWLRRVAPDAEVVATSSSVTNLISAVKSGLGIAVLPCFLADSDPSLVRCFGPIEGAQSDLWLLTRENLRDVPHVRAFIDFLASHVASMRHVLSGKAASRQA from the coding sequence ATGTACGACTGGAACGATTTGCGCTACTTCCTTGCCGTCGCGCGCACCGGCAGCACCTTGGCTGCGTCGCGCACGCTCGGCGTGAACCAGAGCACCGTCGCCCGAAGGATCGCCGTGCTGGAGCGGGCGGTCGGGATCAAGCTATTCGACAGAAGCCAGGCCGGTTACGCCCTGACGAATTGCGGATTGGAGCTAATGGCCGCCGCCGAACGTGTTGAGGTCGAGGCGCGCGCATTCGCGGATCAGGCCAGGGCCATAGGACGGCGCGTGTCTGGCGTTATCCGCGTCACCACCAACGAGGGGCTCGCCAATGGGGTCATGGCCCCGGCGCTCACTGCCTTCCGTAGGCTCCATCCCGAGGTGCGGGTAGATCTAGTTGTCGATGAGCGACGGCTCGACCTCGCCCGCGGCGCGGCAGATGTGGCGCTGCGGACGGGAGCCCGCCCAACGGAGGCAGGTCTGGTCGGGAGGCGGCTAAAGCCGGTGGCCTGGGCCGCATATTGCAGCCGGAAATACGTCGAACGGCATGGTCGCCCCACGTCGGTCGAGGCACTCGGCCAACATGCGGTTGTCGGGGCCGACGGACCCATTGCGGTCCTGCCCGGCTGGACCTGGCTGCGGCGGGTGGCTCCCGACGCAGAGGTGGTGGCGACCTCCAGTTCGGTTACCAATCTGATCTCGGCTGTCAAGTCTGGGCTGGGAATAGCGGTCCTACCGTGCTTTCTGGCCGATTCCGACCCTTCGCTGGTCCGCTGCTTCGGTCCAATCGAAGGAGCGCAATCCGATCTGTGGCTCCTGACCCGCGAGAACCTGCGAGACGTTCCACACGTGCGTGCCTTCATCGATTTCCTGGCCAGTCACGTCGCTTCAATGCGGCACGTTCTCTCGGGCAAGGCGGCTTCGCGTCAAGCGTGA
- a CDS encoding GNAT family N-acetyltransferase, whose amino-acid sequence MTVHIRPTTTADAEACGRIIYEAFEEIARRHGFPPDFPGTEAAIALVQSLAGNPSVFGVVAEEDGRVVGSNFLNEGDAIRGVGPITVHPRLQGSGIGRRLMEAVLVRSNGAAGVRLLQDAFNVRTIALYASLGFEVREPALVMAGQPTENSPAGIAVRPMGEQDLEACDALCIKVHGISRRRDLTDALRLFAPLVTEREGRITAYTSAPNFWIANHGVAESADEMQALIVGAAAVTGAPVSFLLPTRQTTLFRWCLGHGMQAVKPMTLMTMGEYHVPEGAYMPSVFY is encoded by the coding sequence ATGACCGTACACATACGCCCGACGACGACAGCGGACGCCGAGGCTTGCGGCCGCATCATCTATGAGGCGTTCGAGGAAATCGCGCGCCGCCATGGCTTCCCACCCGATTTTCCAGGAACCGAGGCCGCGATTGCGCTGGTCCAAAGCTTGGCCGGCAACCCGTCGGTCTTCGGCGTCGTCGCCGAAGAGGACGGGCGGGTCGTGGGCTCGAACTTCCTCAACGAAGGCGACGCCATTCGGGGAGTTGGTCCGATTACCGTACATCCGCGGCTGCAGGGCAGCGGGATCGGTCGGCGGCTAATGGAGGCGGTGCTCGTGCGATCGAACGGCGCCGCAGGCGTCCGCCTGCTTCAGGACGCCTTCAACGTGCGTACGATCGCGCTCTATGCTTCGCTCGGCTTCGAGGTCCGCGAGCCGGCACTTGTGATGGCGGGACAGCCCACCGAGAACTCGCCTGCCGGCATCGCGGTACGCCCCATGGGCGAACAGGATCTCGAAGCTTGCGATGCGCTTTGCATAAAGGTGCACGGCATTTCCCGCCGCAGAGATCTTACGGACGCGCTGCGCTTATTCGCTCCGCTGGTCACCGAGCGCGAGGGCCGCATAACCGCCTACACGTCGGCGCCGAATTTCTGGATCGCCAACCATGGAGTCGCGGAATCCGCGGACGAGATGCAGGCCCTGATCGTCGGCGCGGCGGCCGTCACTGGCGCACCTGTCTCGTTCCTGCTGCCGACGCGTCAGACCACTCTTTTCCGATGGTGCCTAGGGCACGGCATGCAGGCGGTGAAGCCGATGACCCTCATGACGATGGGGGAATATCACGTGCCAGAGGGTGCCTACATGCCATCCGTTTTCTACTAA
- a CDS encoding GFA family protein, which produces MADTHKGTCFCGALEIQVSGAPEEMGYCHCSSCRSYSGAPVTAFTLWKAESVKIVRGAEFLGRFNKIGFSERHFCIKCGGHLMTVHPTFGLTDVYAAAIPTMTFKPAVHLNYAEAVLPMKDGLPKLRDFPAQAGGSGEAMPE; this is translated from the coding sequence ATGGCCGACACACATAAGGGTACCTGCTTTTGTGGGGCACTCGAGATCCAGGTCTCTGGCGCGCCGGAAGAAATGGGGTACTGCCATTGCAGCTCCTGCCGATCCTATTCGGGGGCGCCGGTGACTGCCTTCACCCTATGGAAGGCAGAAAGCGTAAAAATCGTCAGGGGAGCGGAGTTCCTCGGCCGGTTCAACAAGATCGGATTTAGTGAGCGGCACTTCTGCATCAAGTGCGGGGGTCATCTTATGACGGTCCACCCGACCTTCGGCTTGACGGATGTTTATGCCGCAGCGATCCCGACCATGACCTTCAAGCCGGCAGTCCACTTGAACTATGCCGAAGCAGTGCTGCCGATGAAGGACGGACTTCCGAAATTGAGGGATTTCCCCGCCCAGGCCGGCGGATCCGGCGAGGCTATGCCCGAATAG
- a CDS encoding cupin domain-containing protein: MLRAMRLTGGIFLDAEFTAPWCISSQVAPEDCAPFTPVPRHIIGYHYIIAGKCLVKVGNQPPLSVESGQLVVLPRNDGHLIASALNLRPVNAHQLIEPAPVGGLAKIVHGGGGELTQILCGFLGNDLPYNAFIALLPSILKLDVADAASGNWIESNLRFAARELAEGRANSPAMLAKLAELLFMEAVRRYLASQPPALSAWSAGMRDPIVGRALGLLHGQIARRWTTEDLAREIAVSRSAFAERFTRVIGEPPMRYLARQRFEQASARLRDSADPIARIAFEVGYESEAAFSRAFRREYGVPPASWRRDHITDNPESLPITREAAQGR, from the coding sequence ATGCTGCGTGCGATGCGCCTCACAGGAGGCATCTTTCTCGACGCGGAATTCACCGCCCCCTGGTGTATTTCCTCGCAAGTCGCCCCCGAAGATTGCGCCCCGTTCACTCCCGTGCCACGACACATCATCGGCTACCACTACATCATTGCCGGCAAATGCCTGGTGAAGGTCGGCAACCAGCCGCCGCTATCGGTCGAGAGCGGGCAACTCGTTGTTCTGCCGCGCAATGACGGCCACCTCATCGCGAGCGCACTGAATCTGCGGCCGGTCAATGCCCACCAGCTGATCGAACCGGCGCCGGTCGGAGGACTGGCGAAGATCGTTCACGGTGGAGGTGGAGAGCTGACGCAGATTCTGTGCGGTTTTCTTGGTAATGATTTGCCCTACAACGCCTTTATCGCGCTGCTGCCGAGCATCCTGAAGCTTGATGTCGCAGACGCGGCTTCCGGGAATTGGATAGAGAGCAATCTCCGCTTTGCGGCAAGGGAGCTGGCGGAGGGCCGCGCCAACTCGCCCGCGATGCTCGCAAAACTCGCCGAACTCCTGTTCATGGAGGCCGTCCGCCGCTACCTGGCCTCTCAGCCGCCCGCCCTCAGCGCCTGGTCGGCGGGAATGCGTGACCCGATCGTGGGACGCGCGCTTGGGCTCCTTCATGGCCAAATCGCACGGCGTTGGACTACGGAAGACCTTGCGCGGGAGATAGCCGTCTCCCGCTCGGCCTTTGCGGAGCGTTTCACCCGCGTCATCGGCGAGCCGCCGATGCGCTATCTGGCCCGACAGAGGTTCGAACAGGCCTCCGCACGATTGAGGGATTCCGCCGATCCGATCGCTCGGATCGCCTTCGAAGTGGGCTACGAGTCCGAAGCAGCGTTCAGCAGGGCGTTCAGACGCGAGTATGGCGTTCCACCGGCGAGCTGGCGTCGGGATCACATAACTGACAATCCTGAATCTCTACCGATCACTCGCGAAGCCGCTCAAGGCAGATAG
- a CDS encoding tetratricopeptide repeat protein, which yields MITDKQGNVLSGATIAAAEIYGGAVEAFNIYRGDPVGMLDRAIETAPEFAMAHILKAHLFGLATEPDATNEAKAIVDKAKTLELSNREASHVAALDLLLTGQWTAAAEALDRHNAHYPHDIVALQSGHLMDFYRASARNLRDRIARVLPKWSADMPGYSILLGLQSFGLEETGDYVRAEDAGRRAVDLQPLDCWAHHAVAHVMEMQGRAEDGIGWMIAREPHWSGDDNFFKVHNWWHRSLCHLDLGQVDEVFALYDGPIRQDRSTVALDMVDASALLWRLHVSGHDVGDRWNELATTWDSHADGRTYPFNDWHAVMAYLGAGRDSEVDRIADAYRRNIDTSDVAEWGRRTAVPLVEGFAAFWRGDYQTAADRLHGARFIANSFGGSHAQRDIIDWTLTEAAFRGGLAGLAEALANERLALKPHSPVNKNFLARAGASASPGRKAA from the coding sequence GTGATTACCGACAAACAGGGAAATGTACTTTCGGGCGCGACAATCGCGGCCGCAGAAATCTATGGCGGGGCCGTCGAAGCATTCAACATCTATCGCGGCGACCCTGTCGGCATGCTGGACCGTGCCATCGAGACCGCGCCCGAATTCGCGATGGCGCATATCCTGAAAGCGCATCTGTTCGGCCTGGCGACCGAACCCGACGCGACCAACGAAGCAAAAGCGATCGTCGACAAGGCGAAGACACTGGAACTCTCGAATCGCGAGGCTTCGCACGTCGCTGCGCTCGACCTGCTCCTGACAGGACAGTGGACGGCGGCCGCCGAGGCTCTCGACCGTCACAATGCGCATTATCCGCATGACATTGTCGCGCTGCAGTCGGGCCACCTGATGGATTTCTACCGGGCCAGCGCTCGGAACCTACGCGACAGGATCGCTCGCGTCCTGCCGAAATGGTCGGCCGACATGCCGGGCTATTCGATCCTGCTCGGCCTGCAGTCGTTCGGCCTCGAGGAGACCGGCGACTATGTCCGGGCCGAAGACGCCGGCCGCCGCGCGGTCGACCTGCAGCCGCTCGACTGCTGGGCGCACCATGCCGTCGCCCATGTCATGGAGATGCAAGGCCGGGCCGAGGATGGCATCGGCTGGATGATCGCGCGCGAGCCGCATTGGTCCGGCGACGATAATTTCTTCAAGGTCCACAACTGGTGGCACCGCTCGCTTTGCCACCTCGATCTCGGACAGGTCGACGAGGTCTTCGCGCTCTATGACGGACCGATCCGGCAGGACCGCAGCACGGTGGCCCTCGACATGGTCGATGCCTCGGCGCTTCTCTGGCGCCTGCATGTCTCCGGCCACGATGTCGGCGATCGTTGGAACGAACTGGCGACAACCTGGGACAGCCATGCCGACGGCCGTACCTATCCGTTCAACGACTGGCATGCGGTAATGGCCTATCTCGGCGCCGGCCGGGACAGCGAGGTCGATCGGATTGCCGACGCCTATCGAAGGAACATTGATACGTCCGATGTCGCCGAATGGGGGCGGCGGACCGCCGTGCCTCTGGTTGAAGGGTTCGCGGCGTTCTGGCGCGGCGACTACCAGACCGCGGCCGACCGCCTCCATGGCGCACGTTTCATCGCCAACAGCTTCGGCGGCAGCCACGCACAGCGTGACATCATCGACTGGACGCTCACCGAGGCTGCCTTCCGTGGCGGGCTGGCCGGTCTGGCGGAAGCCCTTGCCAATGAGCGCCTGGCGCTGAAGCCCCATAGCCCGGTGAACAAGAACTTTCTGGCCCGAGCCGGAGCAAGCGCATCGCCGGGCCGGAAGGCCGCCTGA